The following are from one region of the Methanobacterium sp. genome:
- a CDS encoding DUF4013 domain-containing protein, which yields MDIGEIVGDAVRYPSQDWKKVLIFGVMFLLSFLIIPAFIAMGYFLRTLKASIAGSDELPEFEEWGEMIVDGIKVFIVQLVYFIVPAIIIFAGMWTSIAAMQGLAADPSALAFGVLGVTAIIGIILAIILGLIATIALANMAYYNSELGAAFRFGEILEKINQIGWTDYIIWYIVMIIIGVVIGVIASILGIIPILGWLILVLVVYPYTYLLYARALALLFISDGTSTVIPQESAPSE from the coding sequence ATGGATATTGGAGAAATAGTTGGGGATGCTGTTAGGTATCCCTCACAGGACTGGAAAAAGGTACTTATATTTGGTGTCATGTTCCTTTTGAGCTTTTTAATTATTCCTGCATTTATTGCAATGGGATATTTTCTTAGGACACTGAAAGCATCAATTGCCGGTTCAGATGAGCTTCCAGAATTTGAAGAATGGGGCGAAATGATTGTAGACGGGATCAAGGTATTTATAGTTCAGTTAGTATATTTCATTGTTCCAGCGATTATAATTTTTGCAGGAATGTGGACATCAATAGCAGCAATGCAGGGCTTAGCTGCAGACCCATCTGCTTTAGCTTTCGGAGTATTAGGTGTAACTGCCATAATCGGAATTATATTAGCCATTATACTGGGTTTAATAGCCACAATCGCGTTAGCTAATATGGCTTACTATAACAGCGAACTTGGTGCTGCATTTAGATTCGGTGAAATACTTGAAAAAATAAATCAAATTGGATGGACAGATTACATAATCTGGTATATAGTTATGATCATTATAGGAGTGGTTATAGGAGTCATAGCAAGTATTTTAGGCATTATTCCAATACTCGGCTGGTTAATCCTTGTATTAGTAGTGTATCCTTACACATACTTGCTCTATGCAAGGGCTTTAGCATTGTTATTCATATCAGACGGCACATCAACTGTTATTCCACAAGAATCAGCCCCCTCAGAATAA
- a CDS encoding Lrp/AsnC family transcriptional regulator — translation MSEEESIKIDETDKKILNLLSKDGRMSYRKISRELDVSVGTVHNRVDKFAKSGIIKKFIPQIDHSKLGYKLTTIIGVKVKGGVLRNWENKTAYHKNVLGIYDVTGEFDAILLAKFKDTTELDSFIKGLLKEPDVQRTYTQTVLNIVKEELSSLDILKEEDIIN, via the coding sequence ATGAGTGAAGAAGAATCAATTAAAATAGATGAAACTGATAAAAAAATCCTTAATTTATTAAGTAAAGACGGGAGAATGTCATATCGAAAAATATCAAGAGAACTGGATGTATCTGTGGGTACAGTTCACAATAGGGTGGATAAATTTGCAAAATCAGGCATTATAAAAAAATTCATACCCCAGATAGACCATTCCAAACTCGGTTACAAATTAACCACCATAATAGGTGTAAAAGTAAAAGGAGGAGTTTTAAGAAACTGGGAGAACAAAACTGCCTATCATAAAAATGTTCTTGGAATTTACGATGTTACAGGAGAATTCGATGCTATATTACTTGCTAAATTTAAAGATACTACTGAGCTCGATTCATTTATCAAAGGACTACTTAAAGAACCAGACGTGCAGAGAACCTACACTCAAACCGTTTTAAACATTGTAAAGGAAGAATTAAGCTCTTTAGATATATTAAAAGAAGAGGATATAATTAATTAA